The DNA segment ACATTCGCTTcttggggtgggaggtgtttgatgggGGAGATTGATGTGTGCGAGATTGAGCTGTTAGCATACCTGAAGGAGACCAGACTGGAGGTACATTTAGCTAGTACATTCGCTTATATTTATTTACATCTTTTTTTTAAACCTATGACTGCTTTGCTGTGCTTTTATCAGTGAATCCAAAGAAAGCCCGAATAGAGAGAGACTGCGAACAACAAAACGCTTGCAGGTACCTACGTGTAGGTAATGAGCCTACTGTGGCAAAGGTGAAGAACCATGAACCTTCCCCAAATCCTGTCTCATCTGATCCGTAAAAAGTTATAGATAACCTTCCTCAACTGCCTCTGCTTCGCATTTTTGCCCGCCACCGAATCTTCAGCCTTGAGCATAGTGAATGCGCGCCGTACAAAGGGCCCAACGTTGCTGTTCTCACCGACAGTCTCCGAGGAGAGAGCCCGGAAGATCCTCTTTATGCCCGCCGATCTTTTGAAGATCCTGAGGACCTCCGCGCCATCCTTCTGATCAAAGATTTCCCGCACCTTGATCGTATATGGCACAAGTGGCGCCTGTCCGGCAGCATACCTATGCTGTGGCAAAGGAGCTCCCGCTCACTTTCTTGACACTGCTGGCCCTGGAGATCTCGATGTCCTCTCCAGGCAGGATGAAATCCGATCTCTGGTGGAAATTGTCGCCCACAACGTTACCGCTCCGCGTCGCCGAGTTGATCTTGATGACACTGCTGAAGCCCACAGGGGAGAAGTTCTCAATAGGCAGGTTTCGGAGAGACCCAAACAACGCGGCCTTGTTCTTTTCAACAGCTTCCTTGATGAGCGCCTCAGGGTCGGGCTTGTGGGTGTCGTCATTCTTCATCTCGTACGTCCAGCCCATCGAGATGATAATCTACATTCTGATCAAGGGCTCATTGCAGAGCCTTGACGCAGGATGCGTTGAAAAACTTCTTGTCGGATTTCGTTTGGCTAGAGTTATTTAGACGGGCGTTCTAGAGCTCGGCACCTGGGAATATCTCGCGCACGCAGAGTGCCATCTCAGTTTCATGTTCGCGAGGCCGGACAGAGAACTCCACCTTGTCCAAGCGGATTGTCTTATGAGCCAGGTCTCCGAAGATAAATAACCTGGGTGTCATGGGGATATTATTGTTTGTATTCACAGTAACAGACGTTAGCATTGATTTGACTACCAACAAGTACGAGAATGGCTAATACTTACATTTCATATCGATGGGAAAGCCGCAGCAGGCGATGAATTCTTCTTTGCGCCCATTCAGCTGGCTATCGCAGCCGAGCATCGTGGGACGCACCGGAAAACAGATGAGCCTGATGAGATCCAACGACCCGAAGTAATTGACGACTTGTGCTTTGGGTTGCAACTGCAGGCCCGAGTTGACCGTGTGGTCCATGGGCGCATGGGGAAAGCCCATGACAGCAGTCCCGCCACCTTGGTAATGTTTGGGTTCCAGTTCCGGAGATTGGGAAGCAAACGGCGATTCAAAGatgccgccatcgccatcgttTCTGAGACGAAAAACAGCCCGGAAAGAGCAAACGGGAGGCAAAGGTTGTGACGCTCTGGCCAAACGGTGAGTTTACTCTCAGCAACCCATCTCGTTGCACGTTGAGGTCGTCTGCTGAGTTGGGTACAGTCCACCAAGGGAGGAGTCACGGTGCAGGATGAAGGCCAGATCACAGTTCTGGTGCATGACCAATATTAAGGTGCAGCAATAATCAGCTATGTTGTACCATTTCATTGTAGTTGCTGTGCTATGTAGTTGCATTGTTCTTCCAAATTCACCCTTTCCTGCTCAGCTGTTCCCTCTCTGAAGCCATCTGAAGCGAGCTGTCCACGTTTAACTTTCCGGAATGCCGCTACAAACGAGTTACTACTCCTGTCGCCGCCTATTGATCCCGCCCGCATCGCGCTGTCTTTTTCAGCATTCAGATTACAGACATTCTGCTTACCATGGCCATTCATTTTTCTTCCGAAAGCCTCGTGGGACACCGCTGTTTGCCACTGACATGACGACCCCGTGGACGGCACTGTTTGCCAGTGACGGCCGTTATATGCTTCgcctttttccctttccacACCTTCATGACCCCAGCCGCCCAGCAGAGATTCGACCATCTGCGATTTTATCATCGATTACCACAGCTCATACATCATGTCTCGCATTCGAGACAATCAAGAAAAGACCTTTACGTTTGTGGACTACCTACCATGCCCATATCACTTGATATCTATGTGCGTGCTAGTCGCTCTCACAGGATGCTTCTGGTCGGTTTTTAAGATCAGCCATCCCAGAGCGCCCTCTCGCCGCTAGTAGAAACCAGCCGTGGCTTGATTCCAGAGGCAGCATTGGTTGAATACAGCATTCTCGATCACGACGTGGATGAGAGCGTCCTCTCCGACAACGACCAATACCTACTGTCGGATTTGATGAGAAAAGAGGCTGAATTGCTTCTCGAGACAACCGACAGAGAGATCCTCCAAAGCAGTGGAACCAAACATGGCAGTTACAGAGGGGAGTTACTGTATGCGGGATGGGGGCTTGGGGGCCTGGTTGTGAAGCAGGTATGTCCGCGTTAGGCCCTCACTCGTCTTCGTCGATGCGCCGCACATGTGAACAGCTCAAGACTGGTGCGAAAAGTGGCTATTACGTCTGATAAAGACAGCGCCTTCTGGAGTTCTGCAAGAAAGAGTTGACAGAGTACTCTCTGGACTCGCCAGCCATGTCTCTGATCTCCCTGATTCGTTTCTCAAGCTCATGTTCAAGTACTGCGTTCTCAACGTGTCATCTGAATGTGGGCAACAAGACCGAGTGCACAATCAAGCAAAAGGCGCCCGCGGGGCCAGTAGTGCTCCAAGGATACCAGGCATGCGTTTTCCTTGGATCGAGGATGTCAAGATCCAAGACCCTTTCGTGGGTCACTTGCCGAGTTTGGACCTCTTGAGAAAATGCTTCGGGCCTGACGACAAACTCATCGGTATCCCACACAGGGACGGAAGACCTCCACTCCACCATGCCGTTGTCAACTCTCTTACATTATTGGACGAGTACATGCATAGCGTCTGCCACACATTTGGCGTCAACAGGCGTTCTCAACTGGTAGAGGTCTTTACCAGTTCTGACACGAGCGGTCTTCCCCCTCTGCACTTGGCAGCTCAAGAAGACTGTTACGAAGCTACACGGATTATTCTGTATTATGCCACCCGCTTCGACATCCTTGAGGCTCTATTGTTGGCCAGAGACAACAGACAACACATTGCGCTGCATCACGCAATACGAAACGGGCAGAAGGA comes from the Podospora pseudocomata strain CBS 415.72m chromosome 5, whole genome shotgun sequence genome and includes:
- a CDS encoding hypothetical protein (EggNog:ENOG503NYGQ; COG:S); amino-acid sequence: MGWTYEMKNDDTHKPDPEALIKEAVEKNKAALFGSLRNLPIENFSPVGFSSVIKINSATRSGNVVGDNFHQRSDFILPGEDIEISRASSVKKVREIFDQKDGAEVLRIFKRSAGIKRIFRALSSETVGENSNVGPFVRRAFTMLKAEDSVAGKNAKQRQLRKVIYNFLRIR